A genomic window from Canis lupus dingo isolate Sandy chromosome 13, ASM325472v2, whole genome shotgun sequence includes:
- the LOC118354184 gene encoding peroxisomal trans-2-enoyl-CoA reductase-like codes for MRSWVERRSFLAPGLLLHQLAIVTGGATGIGKAIATELLHLGCNVVIASRNFDRLKSTAEELRASLPPTNQAQVTPIKCNIRKEEEVNNLVRSTLEIYGKINFLVNNGGGQFVAAMEHINAKGWHAVIEINLTGTFYMCKAVYNSWMKEPEGSIVNIIILTRNGYPGFTHSGAARAGVYNLTKSLAVEWASSGIRINCVAPGTIYSPSAVDNYGPLAENMFAGYFEKIPAKRIGVPEEISSVVCFLLSPAASFITGQLVNVDGGQSLYTHIFDVPDHDNWPDGAGDISFVKHLKNTFKSKSKL; via the coding sequence ATGAGGTCGTGGGTCGAGCGCAGGAGCTTCCTGGCTCCCGGCTTGCTGCTGCACCAGCTCGCCATCGTCACCGGCGGGGCCACGGGCATCGGGAAGGCCATCGCCACCGAGCTCCTGCATCTGGGATGTAATGTGGTCATTGCATCTCGTAATTTTGATCGATTAAAATCTACTGCAGAAGAACTGAGGGCCAGCCTACCCCCGACCAACCAGGCTCAGGTCACTCCCATAAAATGCAACATTCGCAAAGAAGAAGAGGTGAACAATTTGGTCAGATCCACCTTAGAGATTTATGGTAAAATCAATTTTTTGGTAAACAATGGAGGAGGCCAGTTCGTGGCTGCTATGGAACACATTAATGCAAAGGGATGGCATGCTGTGATTGAAATCAACCTGACAGGCACCTTCTACATGTGCAAAGCAGTTTACAATTCCTGGATGAAAGAGCCTGAAGGATCTATTGTCAATATTATTATCCTTACTAGAAATGGATATCCAGGATTTACGCATAGTGGAGCTGCCAGAGCAGGGGTTTACAACCTCACCAAATCCTTAGCTGTGGAATGGGCCAGCAGTGGAATAAGGATCAACTGTGTTGCCCCTGGAACCATTTATTCCCCGAGTGCTGTTGACAACTATGGTCCTTTGGCAGAAAACATGTTTGCAGGGTACTTTGAGAAAATCCCAGCTAAGCGAATTGGAGTGCCTGAGGAGATCTCCTCGGTGGTCTGCTTCCTGCTGTCTCCTGCAGCTTCCTTCATCACTGGACAGTTGGTGAACGTGGACGGGGGCCAGTCTCTGTATACGCACATATTCGACGTACCAGATCATGACAACTGGCCTGATGGAGCAGGGGACATTTCCTTTGTCAAACATTTGAAGAATACTTTCAAGAGTAAAAGCAAGCTCTAA